The proteins below come from a single Drosophila kikkawai strain 14028-0561.14 chromosome 3R, DkikHiC1v2, whole genome shotgun sequence genomic window:
- the LOC108081006 gene encoding progestin and adipoQ receptor family member 4, protein MDTAAAAAATVVVDLKPEASGKTPLLSSPLLSKTSFSNSGCECLGSTVEAMSVTPPPTPPALPARSSCDVHVEPISHSAQPETHPSNGLKGKEAAEVAPTPAPTESGQPEREMPATSTSSANASTTPTSALLATSATGTEHQLAAGTATNTLPMACSSSSSDNGDGARADIGHCGSIGGRCSSSAASVCGPNSGPSVDQLLLWQDMPQYLQFNPYVLRGYRPLQTFKGCLLSLFYWHNETINILTHAIPIFYILAIVPGLMPWDSGYKFLSFCHVFGSVAPWCGSFVYHLFMNIEKGENVYYTLLKLDMVGIWVSQSFGALPLVTATTLCFPPVLKWLIIVSYCLLSLWGLYKALTASSPWQRRLCFALPFAMRSILTFLRIRGMVGGSHMALSHVYLQDGVSILGGAIGAMRIPEKWFPGVVDFYLNSHNIMHVLVVVAVYSMHKATIKDFEWMSTQTCNTVANVTEEALGHVEL, encoded by the exons ATGGACACCgcggccgccgccgccgctacAGTCGTCGTTGACCTGAAGCCCGAGGCCAGCGGCAAGACGCCGCTCCTCAGCAGCCCGCTGCTGTCCAAGACCAGCTTCTCCAATTCTGGATGCGAGTGCCTGGGCAGCACAGTGGAGGCCATGTCGGTGACGCCGCCACCAACGCCGCCAGCGCTGCCAGCGCGCTCCTCCTGTGATGTCCATGTCGAGCCAATAAGCCACAGTGCCCAGCCGGAGACACATCCGTCGAACGGACTTAAGGGAAAGGAGGCCGCCGAAGTGGCCCCAACGCCTGCACCCACGGAGTCCGGACAACCGGAGAGGGAAATGCCAGCCACATCAACGTCTTCCGCCAACGCTTCCACAACGCCAACGTCTGCCTTGCTCGCAACATCCGCAACAGGAACGGAGCATCAATTAGCGGCTGGAACGGCCACCAATACTCTGCCAAtggcctgcagcagcagcagctccgaTAACGGAGACGGTGCTAGAGCTGACATTGGCCATTGCGGGAGTATTGGTGGCCGGTGCAGCTCTAGTGCCGCCTCCGTCTGCGGTCCCAACTCTGGTCCCAGTGTTGACCAGCTGCTGCTTTGGCAGGACATGCCACAGTACCTGCAGTTCAATCCGTACGTGCTCCGTGGATACCGGCCGCTGCAGACCTTCAAGGGCTGCCTGCTCAGCCTCTTCTACTGGCACAACGAGACCATCAACATACTGACGCATG CCATACCCATCTTCTACATTCTGGCCATCGTGCCCGGACTGATGCCCTGGGACAGTGGCTACAAGTTTCTGTCATTCTGCCATGTCTTCGGATCGGTTGCTCCCTGGTGCGGCAGCTTTGTCTACCATCTGTTCATGAACATCGAGAAGGGCGAGAATGTCTATTACACGCTTCTCAAGCTGGACATGGTCGGCATCTGGGTGAGCCAGAGCTTTG GTGCCCTGCCCCTGGTCACAGCCACAACACTGTGCTTCCCGCCCGTGCTCAAGTGGCTAATTATTGTCTCCTATTGCCTACTCTCCCTGTGGGGGCTTTACAAG GCCCTCACTGCCAGCTCACCCTGGCAGCGTCGCTTGTGCTTCGCTTTACCCTTCGCCATGCGCTCCATTCTGACCTTCCTGCGCATCCGGGGAATGGTGGGCGGCAGTCACATGGCCCTTTCCCATGTCTACCTGCAG GACGGTGTCTCCATTCTGGGCGGTGCCATTGGTGCGATGCGAATACCGGAGAAGTGGTTTCCGGGCGTGGTCGACTTCTATCTGAACTCCCACAACATAATGCACGTGCTGGTCGTGGTGGCTGTTTATTCCATGCACAAG GCCACCATCAAGGACTTCGAATGGATGTCCACGCAGACCTGCAACACAGTTGCTAACGTCACCGAGGAGGCGCTCGGGCATGTGGAGCTATGA
- the LOC108081001 gene encoding neprilysin-4-like has protein sequence MQLLHICLVGHLLIAMAWSAPTTGNATLGQEDLNSNTTYIRELLRQSKVAEMKSFMNPKVDPCHDFYEFSCGNYDHINSAFRMEVLTTGVFETVTKGLNRNIVKMLNEGHDSHDTPEDIQVKHFYESCKRLKDLSAQYPDKLRRLIAEFGSMPVLEGSSWKESDFDWLGTVARMSNRYGIAPILGAEVSKDFASNQRNRVYLGQQEFPLESRAMYEGNATQVYREKYRGTIQRYLQRFLQVSKELAKPTAQELIDFEVDLAMGLVDESEGLDLNELTTLLTVEEMHKLYAPTLDINRLVFVTLGERVTDQIYEFNSRYMKNLVEVMQRTPLRTVANYVFFRLIYEFVESPSSNPEKRKQECVDLTKKFFAKNLDNMFYRRHNNEKSSAEIDNMWRQLKATFNESLRSNPHLNWISRPTRNLAIAKLQAMKLEVNNYADVNFTEEFAGLNLQSGDYVENVRQTLAQSAKEMRELLHKPAKPLEAGSQLSYTPANILVENVIKVPVALLQPFYIWADAYPNAVMFGTLASLIGHELIHGFDDGGRKFDAQGNSHDWWDERSSLNFLDRRHCFTQQYGKYIYDGIQLKESTSQSENIADNAGVRLAYTAYREWYDIQLTKPGGSKALAMEQLPTLNYTGKQLFFISFAQVWCNDAHPNIKALQVSTDQHMPGKFRVIGSLSNFEEFSREFNCADGSPMNPQDKCFLY, from the coding sequence ATGCAGCTGCTCCACATTTGCCTTGTGGGCCACCTACTGATTGCCATGGCCTGGTCAGCGCCCACCACCGGGAATGCTACCCTAGGTCAGGAGGACCTCAACTCGAATACCACATACATAAGGGAATTGCTACGTCAGTCTAAGGTCGCTGAAATGAAGAGTTTTATGAACCCCAAGGTTGATCCGTGCCACGACTTCTACGAGTTTTCTTGCGGCAACTACGACCACATCAATTCGGCGTTCCGCATGGAAGTGCTCACCACCGGAGTTTTTGAGACGGTGACCAAGGGGCTTAATCGCAATATCGTGAAAATGCTTAACGAGGGACACGATAGCCACGACACGCCGGAGGACATACAGGTGAAGCATTTTTACGAGTCATGTAAGAGACTGAAGGATCTCTCCGCCCAATATCCCGACAAGCTGAGAAGGCTGATCGCCGAGTTCGGATCAATGCCTGTGCTCGAGGGCTCCAGCTGGAAAGAGTCAGACTTTGACTGGCTTGGCACGGTCGCCCGCATGTCCAACCGCTACGGAATAGCTCCCATTTTGGGTGCCGAGGTGAGCAAGGACTTTGCCAGCAACCAGAGAAACCGCGTCTACTTGGGTCAACAGGAGTTCCCGCTCGAGTCGCGGGCCATGTACGAGGGCAACGCTACGCAGGTCTACCGCGAAAAGTATCGCGGCACAATCCAACGCTACCTGCAGCGATTCCTGCAAGTGTCGAAGGAGCTGGCCAAGCCGACAGCGCAGGAGCTAATCGACTTCGAGGTGGATCTGGCCATGGGGCTCGTGGACGAGAGCGAGGGTTTGGATCTTAATGAGTTGACAACGTTGCTGACGGTGGAGGAGATGCACAAGCTGTATGCGCCAACTCTGGACATTAATCGCCTGGTCTTTGTGACCCTAGGGGAACGGGTCACCGATCAGATCTACGAATTCAACTCTCGCTATATGAAAAACCTGGTCGAGGTAATGCAGCGCACTCCCCTCCGGACGGTGGCCAACTACGTGTTCTTCCGCCTTATCTATGAGTTTGTGGAATCGCCGTCGAGCAACCCGGAGAAGCGAAAGCAGGAATGTGTGGATTTGACAAAGAaattctttgccaagaatctGGACAATATGTTCTACAGGCGCCACAACAACGAGAAGTCCTCCGCTGAGATCGATAATATGTGGCGTCAGCTAAAGGCCACTTTTAACGAGTCCCTCAGATCCAATCCGCATCTCAACTGGATCTCGCGTCCCACCAGGAATCTGGCCATAGCCAAGCTGCAGGCCATGAAATTGGAGGTGAACAACTATGCCGATGTGAACTTTACCGAGGAGTTCGCTGGTCTGAATCTGCAGAGCGGCGATTACGTGGAGAACGTGCGACAGACGCTAGCGCAGAGCGCCAAGGAAATGCGAGAGTTGCTCCACAAGCCGGCTAAGCCCCTGGAGGCTGGTAGTCAGCTTAGTTACACGCCGGCCAACATCCTGGTGGAAAACGTCATCAAGGTGCCAGTGGCCCTGCTGCAGCCGTTCTACATTTGGGCGGATGCCTACCCCAATGCGGTGATGTTCGGCACACTCGCCTCGCTGATTGGCCACGAGCTGATCCACGGATTCGATGATGGCGGCCGAAAGTTCGATGCCCAAGGCAACTCCCACGACTGGTGGGACGAAAGGTCCAGCCTCAACTTCCTAGACCGCCGCCATTGCTTCACGCAGCAGTACGGCAAGTATATTTACGACGGCATACAGCTCAAGGAGTCCACCTCGCAGTCGGAAAACATTGCGGACAATGCGGGCGTGCGCCTAGCCTACACCGCCTACCGGGAGTGGTACGATATCCAGTTGACGAAGCCGGGTGGCAGCAAAGCATTGGCCATGGAGCAACTACCCACCCTGAACTACACCGGCAAGCAGCTGTTCTTCATTAGCTTCGCACAGGTCTGGTGCAACGACGCCCATCCGAACATCAAGGCCCTGCAGGTGTCCACCGACCAGCACATGCCTGGCAAGTTCCGTGTCATTGGCTCCCTATCGAACTTTGAAGAGTTCTCCAGGGAGTTTAACTGTGCCGACGGATCCCCCATGAATCCTCAGGATAAGTGTTTCCTCTACTAG
- the Nepl19 gene encoding neprilysin-2 translates to MKNIGIAFALLPLLLQLLLTGSGRGHLLSGQPDIDLTIQAQEQLISQHNDSAYVQRLMRLAKSAEMRSYMQPELEACDNFYDYSCGHWPQINPANGVHPRETNYEQLLVKAYHHKQQRLLERPANGEVDELAVLRLKQFYASCLLFRQMPEDVYRRQLQEIVAEFVYVPDLSQPGQEWPTEDFDWLDTVARIKRKYGFNILLLLQLSADRIYVGQPNKIQALPDRQARANVIRDHLESHLGVEEKLAKTWAREIADLEQQISRGMVERRVGILSQLRKPEELDAPNTEAFNVTQYVEIVIDRELDPNETLYEHVPSYLSHLAKVVTDASPQVLGRYIFHELLQHFFYERTGNIVEQCVSRVRDLFPELLDNMVYKQYGDAAILSDIEGIWQQIKHSFRGVLENSSADWLVVETREQLLEHLNATSLVVNGHADVNFTQRYESLELKDREYLQNLKAVFSRETLTAKIIPSTSLVYNPLENTVLLPVALLQPNIMWSRYYPRALRFGSLGTLLAHELAHSLEDASKWDAKSFAEYAKRKACFKEQYGRLRLNGRYLPESSLQAENIADNLAIQVAYHAYRRYLSELATSALGTESLPQLKLSPRQLFFLSYAQLWCNDANEEFRDKQSLLKIRTPNALRVMGALSNFETFGRDFSCSSESRMTTPQKCQLFAASLD, encoded by the coding sequence ATGAAGAACATTGGTATCGCTTTCGCCCTGCTGCCGCTTTTGCTTCAGCTCCTCCTGACGGGGAGTGGCCGAGGTCACCTGCTGTCCGGCCAACCGGACATTGACCTGACCATCCAGGCGCAGGAGCAGCTGATCTCGCAGCACAACGATAGCGCCTATGTGCAGCGTCTGATGCGCCTGGCCAAGTCCGCCGAGATGCGTAGCTACATGCAGCCGGAGCTGGAAGCCTGCGACAATTTCTATGACTACAGCTGCGGTCATTGGCCGCAGATAAACCCGGCCAATGGGGTCCATCCCCGCGAGACCAACTACGAGCAACTGCTGGTCAAGGCCTATCATCATAAGCAACAGCGCCTGCTGGAACGGCCGGCGAACGGGGAGGTGGACGAGTTGGCGGTGCTCCGGCTGAAGCAGTTCTATGCCAGTTGCCTGCTCTTCCGGCAAATGCCGGAGGACGTCTACCGCAGGCAGCTGCAGGAGATCGTTGCGGAGTTCGTGTATGTGCCTGATTTGAGTCAGCCCGGCCAGGAGTGGCCCACCGAGGACTTTGATTGGCTGGACACTGTGGCTCGGATCAAGCGGAAGTATGGCTTCAATATCCTACTCCTTCTTCAGTTGTCCGCGGATCGTATTTACGTGGGTCAGCCCAATAAGATACAAGCGCTGCCGGATCGTCAAGCTCGTGCTAATGTCATACGGGATCACTTGGAGAGCCACTTAGGCGTGGAGGAAAAACTGGCCAAGACGTGGGCTCGGGAAATCGCTGATTTGGAGCAACAGATATCCAGAGGCATGGTGGAACGTCGCGTTGGCATTTTGTCCCAGTTGCGCAAACCCGAGGAGTTGGATGCACCGAACACGGAAGCCTTCAACGTCACGCAGTATGTTGAAATAGTTATCGACCGCGAATTGGATCCCAACGAGACGCTCTACGAGCATGTGCCCAGTTACCTAAGCCATCTTGCCAAAGTTGTGACGGATGCATCGCCTCAGGTGCTCGGCAGGTACATCTTCCATGAGCTGCTGCAGCACTTCTTCTACGAGCGAACGGGAAACATAGTGGAGCAGTGCGTTAGCAGGGTAAGGGATTTGTTCCCAGAGCTCCTCGACAACATGGTCTACAAGCAGTACGGAGATGCAGCTATCCTCAGCGACATAGAGGGTATTTGGCAGCAGATCAAGCACAGCTTTCGAGGGGTTCTGGAGAACTCCTCGGCCGACTGGCTGGTCGTGGAGACTCGTGAGCAACTGCTGGAGCATCTGAATGCCACCAGCCTAGTGGTCAATGGACACGCCGATGTAAACTTCACCCAAAGATATGAAAGTCTGGAGCTGAAAGATCGGGAATACCTGCAAAACCTCAAGGCCGTTTTTAGCCGTGAAACTCTCACAGCCAAGATTATACCCAGCACTTCGCTTGTCTACAATCCCTTGGAAAATACAGTCCTGCTGCCGGTGGCATTGCTCCAGCCCAACATCATGTGGTCCCGCTACTATCCGAGAGCCCTACGCTTTGGCAGCCTTGGCACGCTGCTTGCCCACGAGCTGGCCCACAGCCTGGAAGATGCCTCCAAGTGGGATGCAAAATCCTTTGCAGAATATGCCAAGCGGAAGGCATGCTTCAAGGAGCAATATGGACGCCTGCGCCTCAATGGAAGGTATTTGCCCGAGAGCAGCTTACAGGCGGAGAACATAGCGGACAATCTGGCTATCCAGGTGGCCTATCACGCCTATAGGCGGTACTTGTCGGAGCTAGCCACCTCTGCCCTGGGAACGGAGTCGCTGCCCCAGCTCAAGCTAAGCCCACGCCAGTTGTTCTTCCTCAGCTACGCCCAGCTGTGGTGCAACGATGCCAATGAGGAATTTCGGGACAAGCAATCCCTGCTGAAGATCCGCACACCCAATGCCCTGCGGGTGATGGGCGCACTCTCCAACTTCGAGACCTTTGGACGAGATTTTTCCTGCAGCAGCGAGAGCCGGATGACCACGCCGCAAAAGTGTCAGCTTTTTGCTGCAAGTTTGGATTAG
- the Nepl18 gene encoding membrane metallo-endopeptidase-like 1, with translation MTSRGFLWICFLLATAPALAKPTSGADDPFADDLDSEYANQIIRQAKVADIKNMMNPEVAPCDDFYNYACGNWHRHNPAQILSHVVTDTFQVIAKGFDRRLQRLLRSNELKSELEKKMQRFYLACTALNRDDVSFKLALENVYREFGDFPALAGSQWNATDFSWWRTVARIQQKYGKQIILGVDIMPDIRNTSVNRVYLGPVAMQPSSSGFINLLEKSTIARDLHNYLGVSGPVAKHTAEQLQELEKSLQSGSSSGKSLDEQLSLYTLDELQEKYGDHLNFTEFFSLVLGDEHVPEKLYVNDEQFLDNSLLTMRSTPLATQANFVLWNLLQDYLADSKPTELPKWCTEQTKKYFGPLGEHMVYQRYRSPDSEAEITRIWNEVRGIFMEQLRGDKLDWITNATRQLAIEKLSRMQLHINSYDNEDFEEFYGELAIDGLNYVTNLQQVLISKGRRNVRRLDQPARSLEATEILGFTPAYNIQENNITIPVALLQPRYFWGDQYPEALKYATLGYLLAHEMLHGFDDDGRKYDGAGNLAPWWDMKSSYEFEERRKCFQAQYHEYKYGGSKLPESREQSENIADNGGIKLAYKAYQRWLASQTEEVRQRETLEGLSFNGEQLFFVGYAQLWCDDVHSLFKTPLAEADNHAPSMYRVIGSLSNFQEFPWVFNCSQTARMDPEYKCAIY, from the coding sequence ATGACAAGTCGTGGGTTTCTGTGGATCTGTTTTCTGCTGGCGACGGCTCCAGCTTTGGCCAAGCCAACTTCGGGCGCGGATGATCCCTTCGCCGACGACCTGGACTCGGAGTATGCAAACCAAATTATCCGGCAGGCCAAGGTGGCCGACATTAAGAACATGATGAATCCAGAGGTGGCGCCTTGCGATGACTTCTACAACTACGCCTGCGGCAACTGGCATCGCCACAATCCAGCCCAAATACTGAGCCATGTCGTTACCGATACATTCCAGGTGATAGCCAAGGGATTCGACCGCCGTCTCCAGCGCCTGCTGCGCTCCAACGAGCTGAAATCGGAGCTGGAAAAGAAGATGCAGCGCTTCTATCTGGCCTGCACCGCTTTGAATCGTGACGATGTGAGCTTCAAGCTGGCTCTGGAAAATGTCTACCGGGAGTTTGGTGACTTTCCGGCCCTAGCCGGTTCCCAATGGAACGCAACCGACTTCAGTTGGTGGCGAACTGTGGCCCGGATTCAGCAAAAGTACGGCAAACAGATCATCCTGGGGGTGGATATAATGCCTGATATCCGTAACACGTCGGTTAATCGTGTTTACCTCGGACCCGTGGCAATGCAGCCCTCTTCTTCGGGCTTCATCAATCTTCTGGAGAAAAGCACCATCGCCAGGGATCTGCACAATTATTTGGGTGTAAGTGGTCCCGTGGCGAAGCACACTGCCGAGCAGCtgcaggagctggagaagaGTCTGCAATCAGGTAGCTCGAGTGGCAAGTCTCTCGATGAACAGCTTTCCCTTTACACGCTCGACGAGCTGCAAGAGAAGTACGGCGACCACTTGAACTTCACCGAGTTCTTCAGCCTAGTGCTAGGCGATGAGCATGTCCCGGAAAAGCTCTACGTCAATGATGAACAGTTTTTGGACAACTCACTCCTCACGATGCGGAGCACTCCCCTGGCCACACAGGCCAACTTTGTGCTGTGGAATCTGCTGCAGGACTACCTGGCGGACTCCAAACCCACAGAGCTGCCCAAGTGGTGCACGGAGCAGACCAAGAAGTACTTCGGTCCGCTTGGGGAGCACATGGTGTACCAGCGGTATCGGAGTCCTGACTCGGAGGCGGAGATAACGCGCATCTGGAACGAGGTGAGAGGCATCTTCATGGAGCAGCTGAGGGGCGACAAACTGGACTGGATTACAAACGCCACCAGGCAGCTGGCCATCGAGAAGCTAAGCCGAATGCAGCTGCACATCAACTCCTACGATAACGAAGACTTCGAGGAGTTCTACGGCGAGTTGGCCATTGATGGGCTCAACTATGTGACAAATCTCCAGCAGGTGCTGATTTCAAAGGGcaggaggaacgtaagaagaCTAGATCAGCCAGCCCGTTCTTTGGAAGCCACCGAGATTCTCGGCTTCACGCCAGCCTACAACATCCAGGAGAATAATATTACAATCCCGGTGGCTCTCCTACAGCCGCGCTACTTCTGGGGCGACCAGTATCCGGAGGCATTGAAGTACGCCACTTTGGGCTACCTTTTGGCCCATGAAATGCTGCATGGCTTCGATGACGATGGAAGGAAGTACGATGGCGCTGGAAACTTGGCTCCCTGGTGGGACATGAAATCAAGCTACGAGTTTGAGGAGCGGCGCAAGTGTTTCCAGGCACAGTACCACgagtacaagtacggcggctCCAAGCTGCCAGAGAGCAGGGAACAGTCGGAGAACATCGCTGATAATGGTGGCATAAAACTGGCCTACAAGGCCTATCAGCGCTGGTTGGCGAGCCAGACGGAGGAGGTGCGTCAGCGAGAGACTCTGGAGGGACTTTCGTTCAACGGCGAGCAACTCTTCTTCGTGGGCTACGCCCAATTGTGGTGCGACGACGTCCATTCCTTATTCAAAACCCCGCTTGCCGAGGCGGATAATCATGCACCTTCCATGTACCGTGTGATCGGCTCTCTGTCCAACTTCCAGGAGTTCCCCTGGGTTTTCAACTGTTCGCAAACGGCGCGAATGGATCCAGAGTACAAGTGCGCCATATATTAA
- the Nepl17 gene encoding neprilysin-1 — translation MEALPASAWLIFISLALGSIVTTGAVQGGVFKELTTPLGHQIMRLAKSAEMRSFIDTSVSPCDDFYGYACGHYASINAATPDKDTNIGQVMFASYLRRARQILNQPRMSSDRPMETRVKYFYESCLDTAALKINQRSQLLNVLREFGGMPAVEGSSWDEFQFDPLETMAQLLRRYGKLTLLGVYVAPDFTNSQINRLYLGQRDDLDVRDEATSLAKKLDLTVRLQEQLGLSEQLARKTADEIIDLEAELSRSVLDRGMDRDPRLRSRLTMLSNMTDAYGPALNLTRFVSSWLGHDYILPVYENVPGYLFQLKKTLLTTSNRVLANYMLSSLLRDFEIQADAQKQEEICAERITMLFPDVVDHLVYYSLEQQSPHLPTDLKLLWIELKTVFEDMLSSEELDWLDEKTRGDLVEKLKSMNFEVAGEKPVNFEERYGSLVISSADYYGNVRRLLANQAGNLRSDLMRDSRTENYYDGIIGSPFYLTEANLVVLPASYMQHRYFWDDVYPVALKYGTLGFILSHEMAHGFDDLSRLYDSKGNLHDTWSSQATVGFNLIKDCLVEQFSEMRYSNLRLPKMEAQGENIADNVGIRISQAAYRKWLEQAKTLDSEALPHMSQTPEQLFYLGVGQLMCSDILFDRRPAFLRNSAHPPHESRVFAMMSNSQSFAEAFQCGNQTKMNPPHRCLMY, via the coding sequence ATGGAGGCACTGCCAGCTTCCGCTTGGCTAATCTTTATTTCCTTGGCTCTCGGTTCAATTGTCACCACCGGGGCCGTTCAGGGTGGAGTGTTCAAGGAGCTAACTACACCCCTGGGTCACCAGATCATGCGACTGGCCAAGTCCGCGGAGATGCGCTCCTTCATCGACACAAGTGTGAGTCCCTGCGATGATTTCTATGGCTATGCCTGCGGCCACTACGCGTCGATCAACGCGGCCACTCCGGATAAGGACACCAACATAGGTCAGGTCATGTTCGCTAGCTACCTGCGTCGCGCGAGGCAGATCCTCAACCAGCCGCGTATGAGCTCGGATCGGCCCATGGAGACGCGCGTCAAATACTTCTACGAATCCTGCCTCGACACCGCGGCCTTAAAGATAAACCAGCGCTCCCAACTGCTCAACGTTTTAAGGGAGTTCGGTGGCATGCCTGCTGTGGAAGGCTCCTCGTGGGACGAGTTCCAGTTCGATCCCCTAGAGACGATGGCCCAGCTCCTGCGTCGCTACGGAAAGTTAACTCTTTTGGGAGTCTATGTGGCTCCGGATTTCACCAACTCCCAGATAAACCGTCTTTATCTGGGCCAGAGGGACGATCTGGATGTGCGTGACGAGGCCACCAGCCTCGCCAAGAAGCTGGATCTTACGGTACGGTTGCAAGAGCAGCTGGGACTTTCAGAGCAGCTGGCCAGGAAGACTGCTGACGAAATTATTGACTTGGAGGCGGAACTGAGTCGCAGCGTCCTTGATCGTGGCATGGACCGCGACCCGAGACTAAGAAGTCGACTGACCATGCTCAGCAACATGACTGATGCCTACGGACCGGCCTTAAACCTTACGCGCTTCGTAAGCTCCTGGCTGGGCCACGACTATATCCTGCCAGTGTACGAGAACGTGCCCGGCTATCTGTTCCAACTAAAGAAGACTCTGCTGACCACGTCCAACCGGGTGCTGGCCAACTACATGCTCTCCAGTCTGCTGCGGGACTTTGAGATTCAGGCGGATGCGCAGAAGCAAGAGGAGATCTGCGCCGAGCGAATCACAATGCTCTTTCCCGATGTAGTGGACCACCTGGTTTACTACTCTCTAGAGCAGCAAAGCCCCCACCTGCCCACCGATCTAAAGCTGCTGTGGATCGAACTGAAAACAGTTTTCGAGGATATGTTGAGTTCCGAGGAGCTGGACTGGCTAGACGAGAAAACGCGTGGGGACCTAGTGGAAAAACTAAAGAGCATGAACTTCGAGGTGGCGGGCGAGAAGCCTGTTAACTTCGAGGAGCGATACGGTAGTCTGGTCATCAGCTCCGCCGATTACTATGGGAACGTGCGACGCCTGCTGGCCAACCAGGCGGGAAACCTCCGATCGGATCTGATGCGGGACTCCAGGACCGAGAACTACTACGACGGCATAATCGGATCGCCCTTTTACTTGACGGAGGCCAATCTGGTGGTGCTGCCGGCCAGTTACATGCAGCACCGCTACTTCTGGGACGATGTCTATCCGGTGGCTCTGAAGTACGGCACCCTGGGCTTCATCCTGAGTCACGAGATGGCCCATGGTTTCGATGACCTCAGCCGTCTCTACGACAGCAAGGGGAACCTGCATGATACGTGGAGCAGCCAAGCCACGGTGGGCTTCAATCTGATAAAGGATTGCCTGGTGGAACAGTTTAGTGAGATGCGCTACAGCAACCTGCGGCTGCCCAAGATGGAGGCGCAGGGCGAGAACATCGCCGACAATGTGGGGATCCGCATCTCCCAGGCGGCATACAGAAAGTGGCTGGAGCAAGCGAAGACCTTGGACTCAGAAGCTTTGCCCCATATGTCTCAGACCCCAGAGCAGCTCTTCTACCTCGGCGTGGGACAGTTGATGTGCTCCGACATTCTGTTCGACCGGCGTCCTGCCTTCCTCCGAAACAGCGCCCATCCGCCCCACGAGTCGCGGGTTTTTGCCATGATGTCCAACAGTCAATCATTCGCTGAGGCCTTCCAGTGCGGCAATCAGACCAAGATGAATCCCCCACACAGATGTCTCATGTATTGA
- the LOC138928968 gene encoding uncharacterized protein, protein MDSSSSTHSMTPPPPPPPPPPPSFSQFHHQATLPPHYCQDCLSSPSPPPTIITEQAQVHATPGLTTPQPHIEHCSCGLTFSVVQGQQEQLGTSLMSSRFSTLERQSYGYQVDQVSSCQHHHHHQQQNAQYHQVQGSQDAHAQTDFSYAQR, encoded by the coding sequence ATGGACTCTAGTTCCTCAACGCACTCGatgacgccgccgccgccgcctccaccaccgccgccgccctcATTCAGCCAGTTCCATCATCAGGCAACATTGCCTCCTCACTACTGCCAGGATTGCCTGTCATCGCCGTCGCCGCCACCAACCATCATCACCGAGCAGGCTCAGGTGCATGCCACGCCGGGACTGACAACGCCTCAGCCCCATATAGAGCACTGCTCCTGCGGTCTGACATTCTCGGTGGTGCAGGGTCAACAGGAGCAGTTGGGAACCAGTCTTATGTCCTCGCGTTTTTCAACGCTGGAGCGTCAGTCGTACGGCTACCAGGTGGATCAGGTGTCCAGCTgccagcatcatcatcatcatcagcagcagaatGCCCAATATCACCAGGTGCAGGGTAGTCAAGATGCCCATGCCCAGACGGACTTTTCCTATGCGCAGCGCTGA